One genomic segment of Hordeum vulgare subsp. vulgare chromosome 2H, MorexV3_pseudomolecules_assembly, whole genome shotgun sequence includes these proteins:
- the LOC123427446 gene encoding ankyrin repeat and SOCS box protein 3-like isoform X4 codes for MASPLEYALAVLQARLLQAAENGDLPLFKRTARALDGGKGRLREAVEGAAAGDCGAGALHVAAVHARLPVCAYLVEELQVNVDATDESGETALSYAAVNGIVNIVRYLLDHGANPDKSGPEKCTPLHMAVGQGHCGVVKVLLSKGADVNCYSNTGTPLQIAAVFGLDGAMKILLDHHADCNKAVCIADTPLIVALRAHQRKCVKLLIKAGADLKGLGSADPIIVAITEGLTDCLKCLLNAGADPNVLDDFGCLPIEVAASHDRREDVEILFPVTSRIPSVHDWSIDGIISYVQTKEANDPIFKMNPANMKLEGNKAYKRKDYITAARLYTMDVMGSHVHCDYRKHLSRHFRQRVTTPRM; via the exons ATGGCGTCGCCTCTCGAATACG CTCTCGCCGTGCTGCAGGCGCGGCTCCTCCAGGCGGCGGAAAACGGCGACCTCCCCCTCTTCAAGA GGACGGCGAGGGCGCTGGACGGCGGGAAGGGCCgcctgagggaggcggtggagggCGCGGCCGCGGGTGATTGCGGCGCCGGGGCTTTGCacgtcgccgccgttcacgcgagGTTGCCCGTGTGCGCCTACCTGGTCGAGGAGCTCCAGGTGAATGTCGACGCCACCGATGAGTCAG GCGAGACGGCTCTGAGTTATGCAGCTGTTAATGGAATTGTGAATATTGTGCGCTATCTTCTTGATCATGGTGCCAATCCAGATAAGTCTGGTCCTGAAAAGTGTACTCCTCTCCACATGGCAGTTGGACAAG ggcattgtggagtagtaaaggTTTTGCTCTCAAAAGGAGCTGATGTCAATTGTTATTCTAACACGGGGACACCACTGCAAATTGCTGCTGTATTTGGGTTAGATGGTGCTATGAAGATTTTGTTGGACCACCATGCAGAT TGTAACAAAGCAGTTTGCATCGCCGATACACCTCTCATTGTTGCTCTCCGAGCTCACCAGCGGAAATGTGTGAAGCTTCTGATTAAG GCTGGTGCTGATTTGAAGGGTCTTGGCAGtgctgatcccataatagttgctATAACTGAGGGTTTAACTGATTGTCTCAAGTGCTTACTAAATGCTGGCGCTGATCCCAATGTCCTTGATGAT TTTGGATGCCTGCCAATTGAAGTTGCTGCATCTCACGATAGGCGGGAAGACGTTGAGATCCTATTTCCAGTAACTTCTCGTATTCCATCTGTGCATGATTGGAGCATTGATGGGATAATTTCTTACGTACAAACAAAAGAGGCG AATGACCCTATTTTCAAAATGAATCCAGCTAATATGAAGCTAGAAGGAAACAAAGCATACAAGAGAAAAGACTATATTACTGCAGCAAGGCTCTACACCATG GACGTTATGGGGAGCCATGTTCATTGTGATTACAGGAAACACCTTTCCCGCCACTTCAG GCAGAGGGTGACTACCCCGAGAATGTAA
- the LOC123427446 gene encoding ankyrin repeat and SOCS box protein 3-like isoform X1, producing MASPLEYALAVLQARLLQAAENGDLPLFKRTARALDGGKGRLREAVEGAAAGDCGAGALHVAAVHARLPVCAYLVEELQVNVDATDESGETALSYAAVNGIVNIVRYLLDHGANPDKSGPEKCTPLHMAVGQGHCGVVKVLLSKGADVNCYSNTGTPLQIAAVFGLDGAMKILLDHHADCNKAVCIADTPLIVALRAHQRKCVKLLIKAGADLKGLGSADPIIVAITEGLTDCLKCLLNAGADPNVLDDFGCLPIEVAASHDRREDVEILFPVTSRIPSVHDWSIDGIISYVQTKEANDPIFKMNPANMKLEGNKAYKRKDYITAARLYTMAEGDYPENVTLISNRSLCWLSMGEGDKALRDAQICRALRRDWPKACFREGAARMLLKDYEKACDAFLDGLKLDPGNTEIENALRLFIPLWYHMLSRRATEVSSAPKRN from the exons ATGGCGTCGCCTCTCGAATACG CTCTCGCCGTGCTGCAGGCGCGGCTCCTCCAGGCGGCGGAAAACGGCGACCTCCCCCTCTTCAAGA GGACGGCGAGGGCGCTGGACGGCGGGAAGGGCCgcctgagggaggcggtggagggCGCGGCCGCGGGTGATTGCGGCGCCGGGGCTTTGCacgtcgccgccgttcacgcgagGTTGCCCGTGTGCGCCTACCTGGTCGAGGAGCTCCAGGTGAATGTCGACGCCACCGATGAGTCAG GCGAGACGGCTCTGAGTTATGCAGCTGTTAATGGAATTGTGAATATTGTGCGCTATCTTCTTGATCATGGTGCCAATCCAGATAAGTCTGGTCCTGAAAAGTGTACTCCTCTCCACATGGCAGTTGGACAAG ggcattgtggagtagtaaaggTTTTGCTCTCAAAAGGAGCTGATGTCAATTGTTATTCTAACACGGGGACACCACTGCAAATTGCTGCTGTATTTGGGTTAGATGGTGCTATGAAGATTTTGTTGGACCACCATGCAGAT TGTAACAAAGCAGTTTGCATCGCCGATACACCTCTCATTGTTGCTCTCCGAGCTCACCAGCGGAAATGTGTGAAGCTTCTGATTAAG GCTGGTGCTGATTTGAAGGGTCTTGGCAGtgctgatcccataatagttgctATAACTGAGGGTTTAACTGATTGTCTCAAGTGCTTACTAAATGCTGGCGCTGATCCCAATGTCCTTGATGAT TTTGGATGCCTGCCAATTGAAGTTGCTGCATCTCACGATAGGCGGGAAGACGTTGAGATCCTATTTCCAGTAACTTCTCGTATTCCATCTGTGCATGATTGGAGCATTGATGGGATAATTTCTTACGTACAAACAAAAGAGGCG AATGACCCTATTTTCAAAATGAATCCAGCTAATATGAAGCTAGAAGGAAACAAAGCATACAAGAGAAAAGACTATATTACTGCAGCAAGGCTCTACACCATG GCAGAGGGTGACTACCCCGAGAATGTAACATTGATTTCAAATAGGAGCCTTTGCTGGCTTAGCATGGGTGAAGGAGACAAAGCTTTGCGGGATGCTCAAATTTGCAGGGCACTGCGTCGTGATTGGCCGAAGGCCTGCTTCCGGGAAGGGGCTGCTCGAATGCTGTTAAAG GACTATGAAAAGGCATGTGATGCATTCCTTGATGGCCTCAAATTAGACCCAGGAAACACTGAGATTGAGAACGCCTTAAG GCTTTTCATTCCTTTGTGGTATCACATGCTGTCAAGAAGGGCCACTGAAGTGTCATCTGCTCCGAAAAGGAATTAA
- the LOC123427446 gene encoding ankyrin repeat and SOCS box protein 3-like isoform X2 encodes MASPLEYALAVLQARLLQAAENGDLPLFKRTARALDGGKGRLREAVEGAAAGDCGAGALHVAAVHARLPVCAYLVEELQVNVDATDESGETALSYAAVNGIVNIVRYLLDHGANPDKSGPEKCTPLHMAVGQGHCGVVKVLLSKGADVNCYSNTGTPLQIAAVFGLDGAMKILLDHHADCNKAVCIADTPLIVALRAHQRKCVKLLIKAGADLKGLGSADPIIVAITEGLTDCLKCLLNAGADPNVLDDFGCLPIEVAASHDRREDVEILFPVTSRIPSVHDWSIDGIISYVQTKEANDPIFKMNPANMKLEGNKAYKRKDYITAARLYTMAEGDYPENVTLISNRSLCWLSMGEGDKALRDAQICRALRRDWPKACFREGAARMLLKDYEKACDAFLDGLKLDPGNTEIENALRQAFHSFVVSHAVKKGH; translated from the exons ATGGCGTCGCCTCTCGAATACG CTCTCGCCGTGCTGCAGGCGCGGCTCCTCCAGGCGGCGGAAAACGGCGACCTCCCCCTCTTCAAGA GGACGGCGAGGGCGCTGGACGGCGGGAAGGGCCgcctgagggaggcggtggagggCGCGGCCGCGGGTGATTGCGGCGCCGGGGCTTTGCacgtcgccgccgttcacgcgagGTTGCCCGTGTGCGCCTACCTGGTCGAGGAGCTCCAGGTGAATGTCGACGCCACCGATGAGTCAG GCGAGACGGCTCTGAGTTATGCAGCTGTTAATGGAATTGTGAATATTGTGCGCTATCTTCTTGATCATGGTGCCAATCCAGATAAGTCTGGTCCTGAAAAGTGTACTCCTCTCCACATGGCAGTTGGACAAG ggcattgtggagtagtaaaggTTTTGCTCTCAAAAGGAGCTGATGTCAATTGTTATTCTAACACGGGGACACCACTGCAAATTGCTGCTGTATTTGGGTTAGATGGTGCTATGAAGATTTTGTTGGACCACCATGCAGAT TGTAACAAAGCAGTTTGCATCGCCGATACACCTCTCATTGTTGCTCTCCGAGCTCACCAGCGGAAATGTGTGAAGCTTCTGATTAAG GCTGGTGCTGATTTGAAGGGTCTTGGCAGtgctgatcccataatagttgctATAACTGAGGGTTTAACTGATTGTCTCAAGTGCTTACTAAATGCTGGCGCTGATCCCAATGTCCTTGATGAT TTTGGATGCCTGCCAATTGAAGTTGCTGCATCTCACGATAGGCGGGAAGACGTTGAGATCCTATTTCCAGTAACTTCTCGTATTCCATCTGTGCATGATTGGAGCATTGATGGGATAATTTCTTACGTACAAACAAAAGAGGCG AATGACCCTATTTTCAAAATGAATCCAGCTAATATGAAGCTAGAAGGAAACAAAGCATACAAGAGAAAAGACTATATTACTGCAGCAAGGCTCTACACCATG GCAGAGGGTGACTACCCCGAGAATGTAACATTGATTTCAAATAGGAGCCTTTGCTGGCTTAGCATGGGTGAAGGAGACAAAGCTTTGCGGGATGCTCAAATTTGCAGGGCACTGCGTCGTGATTGGCCGAAGGCCTGCTTCCGGGAAGGGGCTGCTCGAATGCTGTTAAAG GACTATGAAAAGGCATGTGATGCATTCCTTGATGGCCTCAAATTAGACCCAGGAAACACTGAGATTGAGAACGCCTTAAG GCAGGCTTTTCATTCCTTTGTGGTATCACATGCTGTCAAGAAGGGCCACTGA
- the LOC123427446 gene encoding ankyrin repeat and SOCS box protein 3-like isoform X3 — MYYSKAKMLRCKNLYFHNLILLMIFIGETALSYAAVNGIVNIVRYLLDHGANPDKSGPEKCTPLHMAVGQGHCGVVKVLLSKGADVNCYSNTGTPLQIAAVFGLDGAMKILLDHHADCNKAVCIADTPLIVALRAHQRKCVKLLIKAGADLKGLGSADPIIVAITEGLTDCLKCLLNAGADPNVLDDFGCLPIEVAASHDRREDVEILFPVTSRIPSVHDWSIDGIISYVQTKEANDPIFKMNPANMKLEGNKAYKRKDYITAARLYTMAEGDYPENVTLISNRSLCWLSMGEGDKALRDAQICRALRRDWPKACFREGAARMLLKDYEKACDAFLDGLKLDPGNTEIENALRLFIPLWYHMLSRRATEVSSAPKRN; from the exons ATGTATTATAGCAAAGCAAAGATGCTTCGCTGCAAAAATCTCTAttttcataatcttattcttttgatgatttttatAGGCGAGACGGCTCTGAGTTATGCAGCTGTTAATGGAATTGTGAATATTGTGCGCTATCTTCTTGATCATGGTGCCAATCCAGATAAGTCTGGTCCTGAAAAGTGTACTCCTCTCCACATGGCAGTTGGACAAG ggcattgtggagtagtaaaggTTTTGCTCTCAAAAGGAGCTGATGTCAATTGTTATTCTAACACGGGGACACCACTGCAAATTGCTGCTGTATTTGGGTTAGATGGTGCTATGAAGATTTTGTTGGACCACCATGCAGAT TGTAACAAAGCAGTTTGCATCGCCGATACACCTCTCATTGTTGCTCTCCGAGCTCACCAGCGGAAATGTGTGAAGCTTCTGATTAAG GCTGGTGCTGATTTGAAGGGTCTTGGCAGtgctgatcccataatagttgctATAACTGAGGGTTTAACTGATTGTCTCAAGTGCTTACTAAATGCTGGCGCTGATCCCAATGTCCTTGATGAT TTTGGATGCCTGCCAATTGAAGTTGCTGCATCTCACGATAGGCGGGAAGACGTTGAGATCCTATTTCCAGTAACTTCTCGTATTCCATCTGTGCATGATTGGAGCATTGATGGGATAATTTCTTACGTACAAACAAAAGAGGCG AATGACCCTATTTTCAAAATGAATCCAGCTAATATGAAGCTAGAAGGAAACAAAGCATACAAGAGAAAAGACTATATTACTGCAGCAAGGCTCTACACCATG GCAGAGGGTGACTACCCCGAGAATGTAACATTGATTTCAAATAGGAGCCTTTGCTGGCTTAGCATGGGTGAAGGAGACAAAGCTTTGCGGGATGCTCAAATTTGCAGGGCACTGCGTCGTGATTGGCCGAAGGCCTGCTTCCGGGAAGGGGCTGCTCGAATGCTGTTAAAG GACTATGAAAAGGCATGTGATGCATTCCTTGATGGCCTCAAATTAGACCCAGGAAACACTGAGATTGAGAACGCCTTAAG GCTTTTCATTCCTTTGTGGTATCACATGCTGTCAAGAAGGGCCACTGAAGTGTCATCTGCTCCGAAAAGGAATTAA
- the LOC123427448 gene encoding 4-hydroxy-tetrahydrodipicolinate synthase 2, chloroplastic isoform X1: MMAAQPTASPGARLGWKGPGAPASPPRPALSRSAAAALASHRVSRGKFSAAAITTDDYLPMRSTEVKNRTSVDGIKSLRLITAIKTPYLPDGRFDLEAYDSLINTQINGGAEGVIVGGTTGEGHLMSWDEHIMLIGHTVNCFGTNIKVIGNTGSNSTREAIHASEQGFAVGMHAALHVNPYYGKTSTAGLISHFDEVLPMGPTIIYNVPARTGQDIPPAVIEALSAHPNMAGVKECVGHERVKCYTDKGITIWSGNDDECHDSRWKYGATGVISVASNLVPGLMRSLMFEGENAALNEKLLPLMKWLFCEPNPIGLNTALAQLGVVRPVFRRPYAPLSLQRRAEFVRIVEAIGRENFVGQKEVQVLDDDDFVLISRY, encoded by the exons ATGATGGCGGCGCAGCCGACGGCTAGCCCGGGGGCCCGCCTCGGCTGGAAGGGCCCCGGCGCTCCAGCGTCCCCGCCGCGCCCGGCGCTGTCTCGCTCCGCCGCGGCCGCGCTCGCGTCACACAG GGTTAGTAGAGGAAAGTTTTCAGCTGCAGCCATCACCACTGATGACTATCTTCCGATGCGAAGTACTGAAGTGaaaaatcg GACGTCTGTAGATGGAATCAAAAGTCTCAGACTAATCACAGCTATCAAAACCCCCTATTTGCCAGACGGAAGATTTGATCTTGAAGCATATGATTCTCTGATAAACACGCAAATAAACGGTGGCGCCGAAGGTGTAATAGTTGGTGGAACAACAGGAGAAGGTCATCTTATGAGCTGGGATGAACACATCATGCTCATCGGGCACACTGTTAACTGCTTTGGAACTAACATTAAAGTGATAGGCAACACAGGAAGTAACTCAACTAGAGAAGCTATTCATGCTTCAGAGCAGGGATTTGCTGTTGGCATGCATGCAGCTCTCCATGTCAATCCTTACTATGGCAAGACCTCAACTGCAGGACTGATCTCTCATTTCGACGAAGTCCTCCCAATGGGTCCAACAATCATTTACAACGTGCCAGCCAGGACTGGTCAGGATATACCTCCTGCAGTCATTGAGGCGCTTTCAGCCCATCCAAACATGGCAGGCGTGAAAGAATGTGTTGGACACGAACGAGTGAAGTGCTACACCGACAAAGGTATAACAATATGGAGCGGCAATGATGACGAATGCCATGATTCAAGGTGGAAATATGGCGCTACTGGAGTCATTTCTGTAGCAAGCAACCTTGTTCCTGGTCTCATGCGCAGTCTCATGTTTGAAGGAGAGAATGCGGCGCTAAATGAGAAGCTACTGCCTCTGATGAAATGGTTGTTTTGTGAGCCTAATCCGATTGGTCTCAACACTGCCCTGGCTCAGCTCGGTGTAGTGAGGCCTGTTTTCAGGAGACCATACGCCCCTCTTTCTCTTCAAAGGAGGGCCGAGTTTGTCCGTATTGTCGAAGCAATTGGGCGGGAGAACTTTGTGGGACAGAAAGAGGTGCAGGTTctggatgatgatgattttgtgtTGATCAGTAGGTATTAA
- the LOC123427448 gene encoding 4-hydroxy-tetrahydrodipicolinate synthase 2, chloroplastic isoform X2, whose amino-acid sequence MRSTEVKNRTSVDGIKSLRLITAIKTPYLPDGRFDLEAYDSLINTQINGGAEGVIVGGTTGEGHLMSWDEHIMLIGHTVNCFGTNIKVIGNTGSNSTREAIHASEQGFAVGMHAALHVNPYYGKTSTAGLISHFDEVLPMGPTIIYNVPARTGQDIPPAVIEALSAHPNMAGVKECVGHERVKCYTDKGITIWSGNDDECHDSRWKYGATGVISVASNLVPGLMRSLMFEGENAALNEKLLPLMKWLFCEPNPIGLNTALAQLGVVRPVFRRPYAPLSLQRRAEFVRIVEAIGRENFVGQKEVQVLDDDDFVLISRY is encoded by the exons ATGCGAAGTACTGAAGTGAAAAATCG GACGTCTGTAGATGGAATCAAAAGTCTCAGACTAATCACAGCTATCAAAACCCCCTATTTGCCAGACGGAAGATTTGATCTTGAAGCATATGATTCTCTGATAAACACGCAAATAAACGGTGGCGCCGAAGGTGTAATAGTTGGTGGAACAACAGGAGAAGGTCATCTTATGAGCTGGGATGAACACATCATGCTCATCGGGCACACTGTTAACTGCTTTGGAACTAACATTAAAGTGATAGGCAACACAGGAAGTAACTCAACTAGAGAAGCTATTCATGCTTCAGAGCAGGGATTTGCTGTTGGCATGCATGCAGCTCTCCATGTCAATCCTTACTATGGCAAGACCTCAACTGCAGGACTGATCTCTCATTTCGACGAAGTCCTCCCAATGGGTCCAACAATCATTTACAACGTGCCAGCCAGGACTGGTCAGGATATACCTCCTGCAGTCATTGAGGCGCTTTCAGCCCATCCAAACATGGCAGGCGTGAAAGAATGTGTTGGACACGAACGAGTGAAGTGCTACACCGACAAAGGTATAACAATATGGAGCGGCAATGATGACGAATGCCATGATTCAAGGTGGAAATATGGCGCTACTGGAGTCATTTCTGTAGCAAGCAACCTTGTTCCTGGTCTCATGCGCAGTCTCATGTTTGAAGGAGAGAATGCGGCGCTAAATGAGAAGCTACTGCCTCTGATGAAATGGTTGTTTTGTGAGCCTAATCCGATTGGTCTCAACACTGCCCTGGCTCAGCTCGGTGTAGTGAGGCCTGTTTTCAGGAGACCATACGCCCCTCTTTCTCTTCAAAGGAGGGCCGAGTTTGTCCGTATTGTCGAAGCAATTGGGCGGGAGAACTTTGTGGGACAGAAAGAGGTGCAGGTTctggatgatgatgattttgtgtTGATCAGTAGGTATTAA